The nucleotide window AAaacgcgcacacacacatatatatatatatatatatacgatgtAGATATACATGCAGGTACCTGTAGGcataatatgtattataatatatatatatgaatttgTAAGGTATACATAATAATCGTAGACGTAGAACGCACATCCTGCATTTCGCATACGAAATTATTACTGTATTCGATAATACCAGATTTGATATATGTAAACGCTATGTACGGACCTGTTTctatattgttataaatatactCGTAACATGGCAAGtgattgaataaacgattattTGATTTCAGCTAAACATTCTCGTCCTCTACTTGCAAAATATCAATCACTCCCCCTTTTCCGATCCGCATAGGTATGTAATGCagctatatacatatatatatatatatatatatatatagagagatagagagatagagagtTGAAATTCGGTTATTTCAGGTGAGTTAGAGAATTTGTACAAGAGCATTTGATTAATTGTCCCCGGAGGCGTGGAGAAGCTTCCATAGGTCTCGAAACCGACGTGCAATGTCGGTTGTTTACGGTCCGGTTGATGAATAATCCGTTCGAATGTCGCCATGTTTATGTTAAATCAAGCGATTTATGTAATTGCACAACTACACGAGACATCGTCGAGAAACGGTCACGCGGCGTTTTGTACCCTTCGGGGGAAGAAATGGGCGTGTGTATAACGAGCGAGCGTGAAATAATGAGCTTTATAATTCGTGAAATGTTGGTCAGcgatagatagagagagggCGAGAATTCGGCGATCCGTCAAGCGGGAGTAAGAGGGGATGACAGAACGGAATGCCACTGGCAGCTTCGAGGCTCGTCACTAATACTCGACTGCCGCAGGAGGGGCCAACAACTCGAGGTTATCGGATAACCGCGGACGCGTCTGTCGAAGGCAATAAATAGTTCTTGCCAGAGCGTGACTCTGCTTGATGAGGTCAAAAGTCGCCCCCTCCCCGTTCTCCCGTTACGCAACTCTCATTGATTCAATCGCCTTCGTCCACAATTATTACTGTCGTACAGAACAAccaccccccccccacccccccccgGGCCGACGACAACCTTTTACTAGCCCTGCAGACGTCGTGCGCCATCATCGTCGAGCGATACGACGGGCCTGAGCTTCAGCTTGACGgacagatttatttttcaatttcacacgTCAAGGAAATTCTCAGTAATTGAATTGATAGCGCGCTGCGAGCTGATACATTAATCCTTAGTCTGACCCTATTGTGACCGTATCGCGCTCACAaattgtggtgaaaaaaacaGAAGGAAAAAAGTTGATGTACACTGTTTAGGAAAATGAGTTGAGATTGTTGGTATGCAGGAACTatactgaagaaaaaattaggtGTGGACTtgtatagaatattttttcgtgtCTGTATACTAACGTATACTCATCGTCAATCCAACGCTATCTGTGGTTCAAGTTCTGAATTGACCATGAAAATTGTTCTATAGCAGTCCGAACCGACCagttttgatcaattttttacagtgcATAATGGAAACGTTAGACCCAATAACATCTTCGAAGGATAACatgatcgaaaaattcacTTACCATACCGCGCATCAGAACCACTTCTACCACTGCATAATATGCATTTGTTAGGTTCAGTATCCAATTAGCAGAATACCATTTTGTACTATTATTCTCACCCGGCATTCATCGGGCAATACAAAGCTTCGAAAATCAACATCAACCGCGGATCGATATTCGCAGCTGGCATGGGACAATGAATATACTGTGCAAGTCTATATACCCTGAGGTGATCCGTCGAACATTTCCGACGAACTGCAATGCAGTTGTGCGCGAGTTTCTGCAATGCAATATGGCAAGTTCAGTGGTCGTGCTAATTTTTTGGAGCTTGTTGAGTCTTTCGCATGGCCCAGTATCCGTGTTGGCGCGGGACCAATTCATCATTAAAGGTATGACTTATTAGGTCAGGATAGACCGGTTCCTCTTAAATTGAACAAGGTTCAGAAATAACGACTTCTGTTGcgatagaaatgaaaatggagtgtcgtcgtctgatatgcGGTGAAAAATCACGCTGTGTGTACAGAAGGAGTTGGTGCCGGTCACCACCCTGTCCCAGCATGGTGTTTTGCAGCAAGGAGGAAAACAGCCGTGAGCATAGAATTCGAAGTCGTGTAATCGGGTGGGAATTGAGCTGAAAATGCATGTCATGGAATGCTCGTTATCGTACATCAGAGTATGTGTGGTGTGAGAATAATGAGGAAATAACAAATCAATGTCCAAGTCAGCGAAACACTAATTCAATATCCCATTTCGTTtccttcgttttctttttgattttttttttttcaactcgcaGCTGTACGAACACCAAGCTCATGCGACAGTGTGAGATGCTCTCGAAGCTATCGTTGCAGTACGAGATACGTAAAAGACCAGAGGACAGGTCTCGACACAGACATTAGAGCCCGCTGTATCGCTGGTGAGCAATAAGTTGGTGtcaataattgattattaGCTCTCACGAGGCAGATACGCGACTTGTCAGTACAACGTCCCTTCCTCCTTCGTCACCTCGTCATCACTCTCCAAGTACTTAGTTTCATCTCCAGATGGAAAGACCCCACCGTGAGTTTCTTTGGGGCTAATCTTGTttggtaaagcgaatgattattCACGATTATTCATACGCTCTTATCGGGGTTAATGCGAAATCGTTacgaggagagaaaaataccCCCACAATATGAAATGGCAAACAATTATGACGCAAACTGTTTCAACCGCGCTCTAAAACCCGTGACTTTTAACGGTACAGCATACATCGAGACACACTTAGAAGTTACACTTGTATGCCAAGCTGTAATCACCGTCAGAAGCAGGATGTTGAAAAACAGTTACGAAAGTGAATATCGAGCTAAAACAATTGCCAAGATACACTATCCCAACCGATTTAGCTTCTCTCGAGAAATCTGCCTGCGTCCATGTCCTGATTCCTGGAACTTCATTACCCAGTGACGTCACGTTTCGATTGCAGGAAGTGAGTTGAAATACCAGGCCGCAAGTTGTGCTGGATTCAAATGCCCAGGTGTTCGTCTATCCTGCATACTTCGCGAGCCAAAATGCCGGGGGTTTCCCTGCCGCGTCCTTCAGGCCTGCATACCGGAAGACGAAGCGGTCCGATTCCACGCGCAGTGCATCCTCATGAACTGCTCGTCCCCTGATCACTGTTTTCTTCGGCAACCGCAGGGCTGCACAGCTGTAAACGGATGCAGTCACGATGTGGCCTGTCTTCACAGGCTCGGTGAGTAGCAGACGACTAGTTTTTGCATTAGACACTCGCCTATTAATAGTTGCCACGTAAACCTATCCAGTGAATTTGTAACAAGGTCCCGCTACAGCTTCTATCACGTGGCCATTCTCAAATCCTTTCATCGAACTTGAGCACGttctattttactttttcaccTTTACGACTGCTCACGTTTATAGATCCGATTATCTGATGACCCAAAATCGTTGCTTATTATATACTTTCGGAACATGGTGCAGGTTGTTTCCGTTCAGGATTATATCCGTGGACTATAAACTCATCATTTCTCGCCTACTAATACTCTTCATTCACAAAGCTTCACTATGTTCAGGGCACTTTGATGCTTTCATGCCTGTTAGAAATATCCCTATGTTTGCCTCCTGTGGACCAAAACCCTTGACTGATCGTAACTAACGTTGCCCTCAATCCACTCGTGGATCAGGTTACATATCTGAAAACTAATGAATTATCATCCATTCTTTCTGCTTccctataaaaaaaaaattcaccgtaTTCCCAAAGATGTTCAAGAATGTTGTTCATTTCACTGAGAAACatactttaatttttcttcacatacattttctctctccttctccccCTCAGCTTTCAATCTATTTAATTACTTACTCAGCATCTTCCTCGCATTACTGAAATTACTTTGAGCACTCACTCAAGTCTGTATAAAGATACCTTCACAATCTTTGAGTCAATAGATAAATGAAAGAGATTACACGTGtataatgaagaaataaatgtCAGTCCATACCGCTCATTCTTACCGTATTCCCTGTCATCCGAAATAACTCTGCGATAATTCGGTTTGTATCAGGAGATAAATTCCTGCACCATGCATGTCGTGGTGTCGTGTGCACCGGAGGCTCGAAGTGCGAGCCCGTTTTCGAACCGTGCAGCACTGGAGGACACTCGTGCAACGCGCGACCCGGATGTCCATCTAAATTCGGGAATACCAGCATTGCTGGTCACCCGAGCGTACCGCCTAGGGTCACTCCAGGAATTCCGGGGATTCCCGAAGCTCGACAGATTCCTCAGTCTCCTTGATGCCACCAGCCACATACACGCAGAGGGACCGCAGACAAACGTACGACTATGCGGGGTGTCTACAGAACCTTGAAGACCTGGAAtaagctttgaatttttttagagcCTTAAAAACCTGAATATAGCCTGGACTTTCAATCCTAACCTTGAGATTTTTCcgttgtattattttttgatacaaTTTAGGTTGTCAAATCGATTACAGATCTGTAAATACGTTCAAAGCTGGTataaaaaaaggtgaataaaaCGTAAAAACAATGCATTTTACGGTAAAGAAGTTTCTGAGTCTGTTGCACCCCTTGTACAATATTTCTCTGTTTTACCTGTAAGGTGGCCATTTTGACATGGTATTTTCTCTTTGTCACACACCGTAAATATTGGCAATGCAATGTAAGCATATCAGTTTCGAAAACTGATTCGTACTTGATTCTAATATGTCGTAATAGTATAAATTAGGGAAATGAAACTACATTATTTACGGATTCTATTCATCGTTAGCTATGTTATGTGATACGACTATAAATACTTGaagcgacaaaaaaaaatttttaatgatcagtaataaaaattgtttaacacgaaaattcttcaattccttgaattatcaaatacaAACTCTATAGACACCCTGCTATAGTTATGTACTGTTAAGCGCTGAACAGGCAGTCTGTTCTCTGCACATTCGTGTATGATCGATGTGGGTGTAATAAAGTGTAAAATACGTGTACCTATTCTTCTAGTCGTATATTTTACACGATCACCTCTAATTGCAAACATAGACGTAATGTTTCACGTCAATTTACGGGAACTAGTCAGACCGTTCAGGCGACAAACGGAACGTACTGTGCCAATCAGATATCCAGCCGGCGTCGACAATCGCTATATAGTTACACTTCGTAAGCTAATTGCTCCAGTGAACCAGCCGAAGGTATAACAACCGGTTGGAAATTCCGATTGCTCACTGAGACGAAAGATCGAATCAAAGCATTTCCGGCATACGTTCGGAAAAGTAAAAGTGCAACACTCGGGTGATTCCCGCGGGTTACCATAATACTAGTTTCCGGTTTATCGAATGCTTTCCCGCAGCGCATATGTCGCGAGCAGAAGAACAAACAAACCGCTGGGGTATGgcagacaaaaaaaataccacTCCAGGGTCATGATCACAAAGACTTTTGcggaaaggaggaaaaaaagtataaatcaAACAAGTGTATACAACAGATAATTACATCCTGTGTTTCTCGAGTGGATACCAATCCTCTGGGGTATATATAACTGGACATTTCATCGATGATCGATTATGATGTAATACTTGGCGTGTATTAAGTATGGTTATTGGTAAATATATTCAAAGCTGTGGGTGACGTGCGGTTCAAGGATCGTGCGCAACCAGTTTATTATCCCATCTTAATGTGTTCCCATGTACCAAAAGGAAATTAGGCATAGGTTATAAGACGATGTGAGCGTTGTTGGGACACGCGGATGGGAATTTATCAGGTAGATGCGGATCTGTTTTGTGTAATTTGCTTTCTCGCGAAAGGGGAGGATAGCATCTGCGTCTATAAAATAACAGTACGGCATATAGTAACTGTGTTTGAAAAGATAGAGAGTTGTTGCTCAATGTAGGTACTATAGAGACTACCAATATACATGCTTTGGCACGCGCCAATGAGTCAGTATTCAAAAATGAAGCATGTTTTCGGTAACCTTTTATGGATTGCATCGCGCGTTTCTAGGCCGATGTTCTAGCCTGCACCCTGAATCAAGGTTATTGAGATTTACATCAATTTCACAGCATCCAACAGATCAGAAACTTTAGAATCTTGCTAAAATCATATCCAGCTGTGTTTACAAGCCTCGTGTCCTACGAGTTAGCAAAGTACTTTTACTGCTACCATCGTCAACTCAACTCGTTCCTTTGTTACTTTCTTCGCgatcttttcctttttttttcgcaaaatttcaaatctgtGTCACTTAATGGTTGTATGCGCAGTGATTACCTTCAACGGAGTAACACTACCACGATCTACGGATATGGTAAATAACCGTAAGAAGGCCAAGGCCGGCCAGTCAACTTATAGAgcatgattttcaaattacagcaattaaaaaaagacGAAGACGTAAAACAGAAATCAAGCTTGaggaatgtaaattttttttcacaggttCCGTGGAATTATGGAAAACGGTTGTACCGGATTTCAGCGGCCATTAAACATTGGTTTCGTCAGTAAGAGGATCCggcaaatgtttttttctaatctccttttatttatttttttgtcgtcgTTTTATCCCTCTATTTTCCTTTGCACCTGCTCGGGAATCCGCAAAAGACTAGGTGTAACCGTTCAACAGTAATTTATGATTCGTGAGAGGTTTGAATAATGGATATTTAATTATGATTTACaagtaaatatattattacttTGACAAGAGGCCGACCATCgtagatgataaaaaataacaaatttacaGCCCGGTGACTAAGGCTGTTCTCAACTATTTATAGGATAAATTAGTAGAACGTCAATTACTAGTTTtttgaataagaaaattaagaCAAACTCATTATTTTACATGGATATATCAGCTTTCTCCGTTGTAAAACAATAACGGTAATGAGCTCATACTTTCGCATCAATGACGAAGTACCATAAAATAGtagttataggtatatacatgcCTACTTTCAATCGAGATAGGGACATAACTATATACTACGTTAAATACGCTGAAATCATCAGTTGTAAAATACTCACAGAGGCATGGAAGAttagaaacatttttctctcggtaattacattttattcaGCGAAATCCGCCATTCTAACCGAATCTGATTCCcaatgaatatttaatatataatttaagCTTTcctaaaaaatgatatttctaCAGAAGTCTATGCTGTCCAATGCAGCAGTACCACTATAATTCTTTTACTGGCTTTGATTTGTGGCTCATTAGTACCATTCGAATTACAATATCCACAGAGCATTATTAACAACATTTACCCCTTATATGATCAATATTTCTCCTACTGATTTTAACGTAAAACTCCAAGACTAAATATTGCCCCTTAGAGTCTGTGCAACAGCGCAAGCAATGTACTTTTATTATCGTCACGACAATCTTACCAGCAGCTTCACCTGTGCCGAAACGTGTCGAATTAATTCGTTGTCATTATTGATCATCCTTCGGTACGCGATTCCCAATGAAGTAACAACATGGATCACTTCAGTTGTACGACTACTTACTATCGCTAGATAATGT belongs to Neodiprion lecontei isolate iyNeoLeco1 chromosome 5, iyNeoLeco1.1, whole genome shotgun sequence and includes:
- the LOC124294494 gene encoding neurogenic locus notch homolog protein 2-like codes for the protein MASSVVVLIFWSLLSLSHGPVSVLARDQFIIKEMKMECRRLICGEKSRCVYRRSWCRSPPCPSMVFCSKEENSPVRTPSSCDSVRCSRSYRCSTRYVKDQRTGLDTDIRARCIAGSELKYQAASCAGFKCPGVRLSCILREPKCRGFPCRVLQACIPEDEAVRFHAQCILMNCSSPDHCFLRQPQGCTAVNGCSHDVACLHRLGDKFLHHACRGVVCTGGSKCEPVFEPCSTGGHSCNARPGCPSKFGNTSIAGHPSVPPRVTPGIPGIPEARQIPQSP